From the genome of Falco biarmicus isolate bFalBia1 chromosome 2, bFalBia1.pri, whole genome shotgun sequence:
TCTGTGGTTCTTCTTGATCAGAAATGACAAGCTAGTTTATGTACAGACCTTTTCTGCCCTTTAGGAGTCATCAGCTATTATGGAGAGGTCCTTTGCCTCATAATCTTGCTTACTTCAGCTTCTCTGGTCAGGTTGCTGCCAGAAACtatctgcttttgcttttttggggtACACAGACTATGCCTACAGTCTATTTTCTGGGTGGGCAAACAGGAAAAGTAGTGGAATAGATGGTAGGCTGCAACCTTTTCCTTTAGAGCgcccttctgcttttcctctgctgacaAGTCATCTGTGCTGTCATCTTATCAGAGTGTAGGCCGGGTGGTAAGAACGCATTCCTCAACTTTACTGCTGGGGACGGTGAGCTTTATTGTCTGTTCTTTTAACcctttgctctgctgttttttctggtCCCTACAGACACATGCATttccatttgtatttcattcaTACCAACCTTAGTATTTCTGCAACAAATCTCTGCATGAGCCCTCCAGAGTGGAACCTTGCATTTTACCTGGATTCTTCATCTTGATAATTAATTGAATCCGGTTTGCAATTTATTCCTTCTTACAGTGTTAGTGTTTGACAGGTAAAGGTATTTTTGAAATGCAACTTTCTGCTGGCCAGACACCAACAGGACCAACACCTGACATGAACAAGCCAAGTCATGCAATATGaatttgattattttcataCCATATTTCCTGGTTACATCAAAAGATTTCTGAGTTGTTATACAAATAAGACTAGATTTTGTACAAAAGCAGCTTCCCAGTCCCTCTAGATATGAAGAACATGAGAAGGCAGAGTTCTGTATGGTGGTGCATTTGGATGGATTTTCCTAGGGTTTGGGAATTCTgaaacaattataatgaaaagaacATATATGTAATGGAGCATCTGTCTAATTTCTGTGGCAATAAGCATAGATATCAAAATTTAGGTAGAATTTGCTGTCCCTTTTCTTCTGATTCATTCTAGCACTCCACATTTATAAGGAGCAAGAAAGGGATTCTTGGAGTTAAGACATCCATCTAATGTATTTCTGCCTATTACTCAGCGACCTTTCAGAACTCACCATCGTTCCATACACACCCTAAAATACCACTCACATACTCATACCTACACCTGCATGCTAGAAATGGAGTTCCTCTTGTTTATGCGTCTGCAGCTCATGGACAAATTATTGAATGGAAAATTCCATACCAGGTACAGCAAGACACATGTACAGTGCTGGCGGAATGGTTGTAGTTTGTTGATTCACTGTGTAACATGCACATGCAGACattaaagtatattttaaaacctttataGCTcagccaaagcaaagcagactGTCACCCGACCTCAGACAGGCGCATATGATTGCTTGAAGCAAAAATTTTTATGTCATGATGACCCTTACATAAATTAGTTGATTCAGTCTCTCTGCACAAGTAGGTTTCTTACTTCCCAGCATTTGTTCTTGAAATAGGTATTCAGTTTTTATAGTTCAACAAATTACACTTATGCCAAACATGCATATACCAGTTTTAACCATAGGCATAAATTTTAACAAATAAGTATATTGtaaaaatagatatattttaacatagataattttatttatgtactTACAGTTATATTGAAAAGGTATTGATCTTGATTGCACTGTGAGATTTATTCTGGGCTTatttaaagcaggaaaaaatcttttgtaTTCAGAGTAGAAAATATCATATAATGATATGTCAGTTATTCTGTGGGCAAATATTACATTCTATAAGAGTTTTCAAGAAAAGTGTAATACCTTATTTGAATGTGTGGGACTGACCTGAAAAAGTTGCTTGTCAAACattcagttttacattttctatCATCCCTCAGTAATTGTGTGTAACTCACTTCTCTAATCTTCCTCCTTTGCATTTTCAGACAATGATCTGCATTTAGGAGATGCTCTTGGTGGGGGTGAGTActctcttcttttctcaaaTATAATGGGGTTTTTCAGTAGCCTTTTTCTGAAGTCTACCTAATCTTTGAAAAGAGATTTCAAGACTGCAGGAGGAACTTTGGTAATGGGAGTCATTACAAGCCCTGTACATGCAGCCCTTTTGCCAGAGGCCATCGTGCAGAGTGGGGACAGCAGGACGGGCTGTGTCTGGTTCCCAGCTACAGGACTTGCAGGCTGGCCTGCCTGTGCAAGCTGAAGTCAACTGTGGTTTACATTACCAGGCCATGCTACCACAGGCTTGGCTGGGCAGAGGATGCACTGCCCATTCAGTTGCCATGGTTCAGGGTGGTGGCCTCTGGCAGAAGGCTGAAAACAACAGGTGATGGCAGTAGTTTCTTCAGCTACCAAAAATAAGTCTGCCTAAGATTAGGAATCAGAGGTAGCAGTGGGTAGAGAGAGGTGTGAGCTTGTTGTAGCTCTACTGATCACAAATCAAGAAAGCAGGAAGGTTTCAGGGATGAGCACTGATGGACGTAATACAGATTGAGCTTGAAGCAGCCAAGCTGTTGTAACATGATGTAACTTCCACGTATTTCTATAATATCCAGACTTGACCTAGGAAGTATGCACAGTACTGTGCTGAGCTGTGTAGATGTATAAAATCCTTGACTTTGGGAATTTTTGCACCACATATTGTTTAGTGTGTTTAGAGGCATACCAAGGATGTGAAGTATTCTAGAATGGTTCTTatacactgaaattatttaaaatgcaagtagTATTGAATCAAAGCATAGAAATCCACTTGAATCAAGggtacacaaaagaaaaaatacttctcagCCCATTGTATAGAACCTCTGAAATGTGACTCCAGTCTCAGTGGTGTGGTTTACCTGTGTTTCAGTCATAGAGAATCACACCTTTATATCATTCTTTCCTATTTCTAGGGCTTTCCACATTTCCAGTTCCCCTATGTTTGAATGACATGTTAGTTCACACTTTGTAAACTATCTAATTTTGTTTAGAATTCCCATGTTTATATTGCCATTTCTTCCTGCCTGTACTAATTGTTCCATTCCTGCAAGTTTTTAATGAGTTAAATTTGCGACTGAATTGGTTGAAGAAAGGACAGCAAGAGCGGGCCTACTCCATACAGACAGAGCAACAGCCCTGGACGTTAGCTTTGGCAGGTTTTGACCTGAGTCAGCTCTTGCTACTCCCAGCACTGTATGGGTAGTTTGGAAACTGCTATTAGTCATCAGAGCTCTGGCTCTATCCAATGCATCTATTTCTAATACTTTGGCAAAAATTATGGTCAAATACCAGCACAAAGTCCTaaacaaaaaagctgaagtCTGAGTTCATTCTGCACTGTTCAAGAGCAGAAAATTCATCATGCATTAGATAAATTCAGCCTCTGTCAGACGAAACTAATCTGCAGATCTTATTAATACCTGCTGATGGCACAGAAATAACCTGTTGCCACCTGCCCAGCCCAGAACACCAGCTTCTCTGATGGCTCTGCATAACTGCCCCACTGACACCCAGAGTAACACACTGCGCTTCCCAGCTGTCAGCATTAAACAGTGTTAGTAGTTGCCAGAAACACATTGAATATTTCCTCTCAACATTTTTGTGAATTCTTCTCTCACACacaatcctttttttaattcaccGGAGGACAAATTAGAGATAGGTATAAAATCTCAGGTTATCATACTCTTTACGTACAGCTCTCAGTTTTGCCTGTTCAACCACCTAACAATATTAATTATCAATAGGTGATATCTCAAGGAAACCTTTATACCCACCTCTTCCACCACGACCGGGAAGCTATAGTAATTCTGGTAAGAATATTTTGTCTTGTGAATATCTAGCACTATGAGCTGTTCAGAGCAGATATTTTGAATAGTTCACtctcttatttctttattaatagTTTTTATCATCCCTTCCCACCATCTCCCTTTTGTAATCACTGTTCCTGACCCAGCATCTGGAAAGATTTTCTGAGTTTTAGTGTTGGTACCATAAAGATTTTCTGTCTGCCCACAGTGTGGGATGTTGACTTCTAAATGGCATGAGACTAACACTCCTCTTGTTTGCCTTTTCATTCTGGGTATGTATACACTGAATCATGCTAAGGTTCAAACGTGACATCTAACCACAGGGCATGGATAAGCCTGTGTTCAAATCCATACTGAGATGTGCATCTGAGATGGCCCTGGGGTGTATAACAGGTGGGACAGGGGACATAGATGTAAGCCTGTACTGCTTTTGGATGTGGTCCCAGACacccactgaaataaattgcaAATGGCACATCTATCCCAGCTGCCACCACGTATCCCATATTTACTTCTGGTGTGATTGTAGCGGTAAGCTGTGGGCAAGTCCTTCTGGAGTCTTTCCCGGAATGGACCCACTGGCTTCCTGCTCTAGGAACTGCTGGGGTTTGAGGTGTTCATATTATATAAGGATTTGTGCTACTGAAAGCCCAAGCCCACACATCCCACAGGTGCCAATACAGATGCAGAACAGGTAGACTCCAACAGTTTTAGTACTCCAGCTTCCAGCTGAATTTGAATAGGTGACTGCTCAGTGCAAGACACCTGACCCATCCACCACATCGAAGCTGGGATTTCAAAGGTCTCTCACCCTTCCCTAGAACATTACAAAAAACTGGACAAGGGAGCTGAAGGGGTTACCATTGTTCAGATAATTTTGCCACATAAATCCTAATATTTATCTTGCAGGAGGTTTTGACGACTCAGATCTCCTCGATGGGAAGCCTTTACCACCACACATAACAGGTAGTATTTGCCAGTTCTCCTTGCAGCTTCTTCCTAATATTTGTAACTTGGAgctggctggttttgctttagCAGTAATGTTTGTCACTGAAGGTATAGGACAAGActctgctatttttatttagattacATATCCTTCTCCACAAACCATGGCTTTGAGCCTGAAGCTCAAATGTGAAACATATTCCCAACCACTTTGTAGCATTCTGGCATATGCCCGAACCCTGCAGGATTTATTGCTTTGAATTCCATTAGGACAGTCCCAAAGCAAGGGGCTTCTGCTGAGATCTGAAAGTAGATGTACTGGGCCTATGATCTTGACTTGAATTATTGATAAATCATCTGTTTGTCTGGCAATAGAGAACAGCCAGATTATACTGGCCTCCCATTCCCTGTGATATCAGCTTGATGTAGACTGCTAAGCATTATCCTTTTTTTAGAAGATAATATTCTTCTCCAAAAACAAGTCGTTGAGAGGATGGATGGTTATTCCTTGGGCCAGCACAGCTGTCAGTGGGGACTGGGAGGGGAGCTCCTCCATCACAGTCCTGCCAAGCCACCCCCTTTCACCCTCTGTCACACTTTGCTGAGTAAAAGACTTTGTTCtcaaaacaagatgaaaaacacTTCTTGATTAAAGTTCACTCTCTATTCCAGGAGAAGAGGAGCATCATTTCAATCATGGCGGAAACACGGGTATAGTAAACAAACTATTTTGTAATTAGTTTCTGATCATCATAGAATAGTAAGAAAATGTTAGCCTTATAAAAGTAGTACATATACTAAATGAGGCTTTAAGACACCATTTTCACACTAGCTGTAATGTAATAATTTCTAGTCTTCTGCTTAATTCTTCTTAATGaatttccagtgtttcaccaaaCAATTCTCACAGTTTGGCAAAAGCACCCCTTATTAGAGAATATGCTTAAGTCAAACCCTTTTGGTGTCCCTAAAGAAaacctctctcttttttcacAGATTCAGGATTAATAGCTGGAGTTACATCTCCTATAATTTCTGCCTTTGTAATATTAGTTGTGGGATCGATAGCGGCCTACTCTGCTTACAAGAACAAGAGACTTTGTTTCAAACCACAAGGTAAGACCAAATCAATTTCCCACTTTCCAAGCTGATTTAGTGCTGAAGTAGATGGGAATTTTACAAACAATTTCAGTCAGGGAAGAAATAGGTCAGGGATGAGGGCATTTGAAAATCTCATCCTGAACAACCTCACTGGTCTGTAAGAGGTAGTGGTAATTAATATTCTTCATCAAGGACAAGTATAGGAAGACATAACATGCCCAGAAGATGGATGTATGTCACTTTACGAAGGAAATTACACAACATGAGGACTCTGCCACCACAGAGGTGACTGATTGTTGTGGCTCTGTGCCTGGAAACCAGCCTGCATGGCCCAGGTCAGCCTCGCCTGGGGCACCCCAAGTACCCTCTGGCCAGGGCCGCCATTTCAGTTCTGGCCTAGGTgggcctcctgccccagcctgcgCCACATTCCCACATGCATCCCCACACGCCTGCCCCGGCTGTGAGCCTGGAGGGATGGCTGTTTCCTGGCTTACCCGTGGGCTGGGCTAGTTGGCTTGCCTTCATTTGGTGATGGCTGGCCCATCCATGGGGCCCATTTGCCATCACCTTCCCACCACTGGGGAGGCAACAGCTCAGGCTCCCATGCGGCTGCCCTTGGCTCTCGGCTCTTTGGGAACAGCCTGGCCCTGGCTCTTTGCTGCCATAGAGGtcaatttaaaactttaatttgcattatttgTTCCATAATGGGAATAACGACTAAGACACGAGCGAAACACAGGAGTGTGGAGAATCTTCACAGGCATTTCTGAGACATCTGGGATCCCCTGGCACTGCAGAGAGCCTCAGTCTGGGGGTGCCATGGTGGGCTCCAGGGCAGCTGTTGCTGCCCGGACGCCGGGGGAAGGCTTGGGCAGA
Proteins encoded in this window:
- the XG gene encoding glycoprotein Xg, producing MTHSTRNGLRPAGGILQQQGSGQHDFDLADALDHPDDIITRKPTVIRRPTRPVLNNDLHLGDALGGGDISRKPLYPPLPPRPGSYSNSGGFDDSDLLDGKPLPPHITGEEEHHFNHGGNTDSGLIAGVTSPIISAFVILVVGSIAAYSAYKNKRLCFKPQGGDTV